A section of the Sedimentisphaera cyanobacteriorum genome encodes:
- a CDS encoding fumarate hydratase — MRTVQYFRVVQAVRQLCIDSCYELGEDVLDALKQALENETNPTAKSVLEKLLQNAQIASNERIPICQDTGLAVFFAEQGADVRICPPEDKPEAALEDAINEGVRLGYTEGLLRKSVVSEPLFSRENTGDNTPAIIHHKITSGDKLEISVITKGGGCENKSRFKMFNPTASAEEVGQWICRTAQEAGANACPPFVIGVGIGGDFELSAILSKKALLRSLKDKNPNEKYAKLEDELLEKINQTNVGPQGFGGLTTALGVKIEYAPCHIASLPVSVNIECHAHRHKSVSL; from the coding sequence ATCAGAACAGTTCAATATTTCCGTGTTGTACAAGCAGTTAGGCAGCTCTGCATAGACAGCTGCTATGAGCTCGGGGAAGACGTGCTGGATGCCTTAAAGCAGGCCTTGGAAAACGAGACAAACCCCACTGCAAAGAGCGTATTGGAAAAGCTTTTGCAGAATGCTCAAATCGCATCAAATGAGCGGATTCCGATATGCCAGGATACCGGCTTGGCCGTTTTTTTCGCAGAGCAGGGAGCAGATGTCAGAATCTGCCCGCCGGAGGATAAGCCTGAGGCAGCACTCGAAGATGCAATCAATGAGGGAGTTAGGCTTGGATACACCGAAGGACTTCTGAGAAAGAGCGTAGTGTCAGAGCCGCTTTTCAGCAGAGAGAACACCGGCGATAACACCCCTGCAATTATACACCACAAAATAACTTCGGGCGATAAACTCGAAATATCCGTTATAACAAAAGGCGGCGGCTGCGAGAACAAAAGCCGGTTTAAGATGTTCAACCCCACCGCCTCAGCGGAAGAGGTAGGCCAGTGGATCTGCAGAACAGCTCAGGAAGCGGGGGCTAATGCGTGTCCTCCGTTTGTGATTGGCGTGGGAATTGGCGGAGATTTTGAGCTGTCTGCGATTTTGAGCAAGAAGGCTCTTCTGCGCAGCCTTAAAGACAAAAATCCAAACGAAAAATACGCCAAACTCGAAGATGAACTTCTCGAAAAGATAAATCAGACCAACGTTGGGCCTCAGGGCTTCGGGGGACTTACCACAGCCCTCGGCGTAAAGATTGAATACGCCCCCTGCCATATAGCATCCCTGCCTGTTTCAGTGAATATTGAGTGTCATGCGCACCGGCACAAAAGCGTAAGCCTTTAG
- the holA gene encoding DNA polymerase III subunit delta — protein sequence MAKAQTKTKLSPVYAVVGKDSFLVNKDCDKLVNSLIPPESQEMGLVVLDPDKTQASEVLDELRTPAFLADRKVVLIRQADNFISSNSELLIKYLDSPASKGILVLTASALRSNTRIAKKIKSAGDLRQVSKPSFKEIVSYPSEYAKANCGKKLSAATGRLIIEFAGEEPQMIANEVEKLAVYTGDRDTITDQDVEALCGANRTFGVFNVIDAMSSGQAGQAVSRLRNLFASDKDAEYTAVGAFAFHFRRMFKAKAMLGKGESEAGAGQALGIRYKRQEFFRGLRNWPLVNIAEVIQALRRIDYQSKTGQARVKVEIEQLVVKAASRNRKR from the coding sequence ATGGCAAAAGCACAGACCAAAACAAAATTATCGCCGGTTTACGCAGTTGTGGGCAAGGATTCCTTTCTTGTAAACAAAGATTGTGATAAGCTTGTGAACTCCCTTATCCCCCCTGAGTCTCAGGAGATGGGGCTTGTTGTTTTAGACCCCGATAAGACTCAGGCCTCTGAGGTTCTCGATGAGCTCAGAACCCCGGCATTTCTTGCCGATAGGAAGGTTGTGCTGATAAGGCAGGCGGATAATTTTATCAGCTCCAATTCAGAGCTTCTGATAAAATATCTTGATTCGCCAGCCTCTAAGGGCATTCTTGTTCTCACGGCTTCTGCTCTGAGGAGCAATACGAGAATTGCCAAAAAGATAAAATCTGCCGGCGATTTGAGGCAGGTCAGCAAGCCCTCATTCAAAGAGATAGTTTCTTATCCTTCCGAGTATGCAAAGGCAAACTGCGGCAAGAAACTCTCCGCAGCAACCGGTCGGCTTATCATTGAATTTGCGGGCGAAGAGCCTCAGATGATAGCAAACGAGGTTGAAAAGCTCGCTGTTTATACAGGCGATAGAGATACCATTACAGACCAGGACGTAGAAGCCCTCTGCGGGGCGAACAGAACCTTCGGGGTGTTTAATGTTATTGATGCGATGTCCAGCGGGCAGGCGGGGCAGGCAGTGAGCAGACTGAGGAATCTATTCGCCTCAGATAAAGACGCAGAATACACAGCGGTAGGCGCGTTTGCGTTTCATTTCAGGCGTATGTTTAAGGCCAAGGCTATGCTGGGCAAAGGCGAAAGCGAGGCTGGAGCGGGGCAGGCTCTGGGCATAAGATACAAACGCCAAGAGTTTTTCAGAGGACTGAGAAACTGGCCTTTAGTGAATATCGCAGAGGTTATACAGGCTCTTAGAAGGATAGACTACCAGAGCAAAACCGGCCAGGCGAGGGTGAAGGTGGAAATTGAGCAGCTTGTTGTAAAGGCGGCAAGCAGGAACAGAAAAAGATGA